The Sulfurihydrogenibium sp. genome includes a region encoding these proteins:
- a CDS encoding efflux RND transporter permease subunit yields the protein MKKWVNFVADNALIFFIFGFIITAISLFFVKNLNIEAFPDPSPPVIEIVTIYPGKSAEEIERQVTIPLEISLAGMRGLKRIGTVSLYGLSDIKCSFSYDVTYREARQEVINRLANADLPPGVSPSIIPNPIGEVLRYAVIGNKNLIDLRTIQDWTVARYLKTAEGVEDVASYGGFIKAYTVEVKPENLIKYNVSLSDIVQAISSSNVNSGGRAIDFGSQYFLIRGVGLIKNLDDIGNIVVAYKNNTPILVKNIAEVKVGNIPRTGIVGLNNYNDIVMGVVVLRRDAKSIPSIKSIREKIQELNQHILPKDVKIVPIYERGKLIDTVVHKVAEIALVGIALVFLSVFIFLGDFITAFLVSAIVPMSLIIALGIMAIRGESANFLSIAAIDFGILADISLLFVESYLANSTKFGVGRRALMSATDDVGKFLLLSIAIIGISFIPVFLMEGAEKRIFSPMVQTYLYAITAVIFLTFTFLIAALFLFIKSPKHETKFVAILEHFYEKLLHSLIKVKIKTISLVLIIITVITLLLIKNLGIQFIPKMDEGNIYIRIIFPYSISLSQTYENAKKVRDTLIKYPEIKTIEFQVGRPEDGTDPTGPFNSEYFIDLKPYNEWKNFHTKEELENAIRRDLKNLFPNADINVSQYIEDNLEEVLTGVKGENAVKIFGDDLYKLESLAEEVEKRIATVPGIVDVGIFREIGQPNLVIEADREKLALYGLSVEELMDTVSAALGGKEATQVIEGDKRFSLIVVLPEQIRQNVSNIGDIPVALPNGSYVKLSSVANIKFDTGASFIYRENYKRYIPIKFSVISEDLAGTVAKAQEKVQDIKLPEGYFIEWAGQFKSLVEALHRLVISGLVAVFALFIFLYIVNRSIRNTLISMLGILFAFFGGSLSLFATGYPISLSAIVGFVSILGISILNISFIMASYKMHILNGISVDESAKLASKEKFRAVLLSSFTASLGLLPTALSQGVGSQIQKPLAIVVVGGMLISGLLIILIIPPLLKYSEVKEV from the coding sequence TTGAAAAAATGGGTAAACTTTGTAGCTGATAATGCTTTAATATTCTTTATTTTTGGCTTTATAATTACCGCTATATCATTATTCTTTGTAAAAAATTTAAACATTGAAGCATTTCCGGACCCGTCTCCACCCGTTATAGAGATTGTGACTATATATCCCGGCAAATCAGCAGAAGAAATAGAAAGACAAGTAACAATTCCATTAGAAATATCCTTAGCCGGAATGAGAGGACTTAAAAGAATAGGCACTGTATCTTTATACGGTTTATCTGATATCAAATGCTCGTTTTCTTATGATGTTACTTACAGAGAGGCAAGGCAAGAGGTAATAAACAGGCTTGCAAACGCAGATTTACCGCCGGGAGTTTCTCCAAGTATAATTCCAAACCCAATCGGTGAAGTTTTAAGATATGCAGTTATAGGAAATAAAAATCTTATTGACCTTAGAACCATTCAGGATTGGACAGTTGCAAGATACCTTAAAACTGCTGAAGGTGTAGAAGATGTAGCAAGCTATGGTGGTTTTATAAAAGCATACACTGTCGAAGTTAAACCGGAAAATTTAATTAAATACAATGTTTCTTTATCTGATATAGTTCAAGCAATATCTAGCTCTAACGTAAACTCTGGTGGAAGGGCAATAGATTTTGGCTCTCAATACTTTCTCATAAGAGGAGTTGGTCTTATAAAAAACTTAGATGATATAGGAAATATTGTTGTTGCTTATAAAAACAATACACCTATTCTTGTGAAGAACATAGCAGAAGTTAAGGTCGGAAACATTCCGAGAACCGGTATAGTTGGACTAAACAACTATAACGACATAGTTATGGGAGTAGTAGTTTTAAGAAGAGATGCTAAAAGCATACCTTCCATAAAATCTATTAGAGAAAAAATTCAAGAATTAAACCAGCATATTCTTCCAAAAGACGTAAAAATTGTTCCTATTTATGAAAGAGGTAAATTAATCGATACGGTAGTACATAAAGTGGCAGAGATTGCTTTAGTAGGAATTGCTTTAGTATTTTTGTCTGTTTTTATTTTTCTTGGAGATTTTATAACTGCGTTCTTAGTGTCTGCAATCGTTCCTATGTCTTTGATAATAGCCCTTGGAATTATGGCTATAAGAGGAGAATCTGCTAACTTTCTATCTATTGCAGCAATAGATTTTGGTATCTTAGCTGATATTTCTCTATTGTTTGTAGAAAGCTATCTTGCAAACTCTACAAAGTTTGGTGTAGGAAGAAGGGCTTTAATGAGCGCCACAGATGACGTTGGCAAGTTCTTGCTTTTATCAATAGCTATAATTGGCATATCATTTATTCCTGTATTTTTAATGGAAGGTGCAGAAAAACGCATATTCTCTCCAATGGTTCAAACCTACTTATATGCTATAACAGCGGTTATTTTCCTTACATTTACATTTTTAATAGCAGCATTATTCTTATTTATAAAATCTCCAAAGCACGAAACTAAGTTTGTAGCCATTTTAGAACATTTTTACGAAAAATTATTGCACAGTTTAATAAAAGTAAAAATCAAAACCATTAGCTTAGTGCTTATAATCATAACAGTTATTACTCTACTTCTGATAAAAAACCTTGGAATTCAATTTATACCAAAGATGGATGAAGGTAATATATATATTCGTATAATCTTTCCGTACTCAATTTCACTATCCCAAACTTATGAGAATGCAAAAAAGGTTAGAGATACTTTAATTAAATATCCAGAGATTAAGACAATAGAGTTTCAAGTTGGAAGACCGGAGGATGGAACTGACCCAACGGGACCTTTTAACTCAGAATATTTCATAGACTTAAAGCCATACAATGAATGGAAAAATTTCCATACTAAGGAAGAGCTTGAAAATGCCATTAGAAGAGATTTAAAAAATTTGTTCCCAAACGCAGATATAAACGTGTCTCAGTATATAGAGGATAACTTGGAGGAAGTTTTAACCGGCGTAAAAGGTGAGAATGCCGTCAAGATTTTTGGAGATGATCTGTATAAGTTAGAAAGCTTGGCTGAGGAAGTTGAAAAAAGAATTGCTACTGTACCGGGCATAGTAGATGTTGGTATTTTTAGAGAGATAGGTCAGCCAAACTTAGTGATAGAAGCAGATAGAGAAAAATTAGCTTTATATGGTTTGTCCGTTGAAGAGTTAATGGATACTGTTTCTGCGGCTCTTGGGGGAAAAGAAGCAACCCAAGTTATCGAAGGAGATAAAAGATTTTCTTTAATTGTAGTCCTACCCGAACAGATAAGACAGAATGTTTCCAACATTGGAGATATCCCGGTAGCTCTTCCTAATGGATCTTATGTAAAACTCTCTTCTGTAGCCAATATTAAATTTGATACCGGAGCTTCTTTCATTTATAGAGAAAACTACAAAAGATACATACCGATCAAGTTTAGCGTTATCTCCGAAGACTTAGCAGGCACAGTAGCAAAAGCACAAGAAAAAGTACAAGATATAAAACTTCCAGAAGGGTACTTTATAGAATGGGCAGGACAGTTTAAAAGCTTAGTAGAAGCTCTGCATAGATTAGTTATTTCTGGATTAGTAGCAGTATTTGCATTATTTATTTTCCTTTATATAGTAAATCGATCAATCAGAAATACGCTGATTTCAATGCTTGGTATACTTTTTGCATTCTTCGGAGGGTCATTAAGCTTGTTTGCTACCGGTTATCCAATAAGCTTATCTGCAATAGTTGGGTTTGTATCAATCTTAGGGATTTCCATATTAAACATTTCTTTTATTATGGCATCTTATAAGATGCATATTCTTAATGGAATTAGTGTGGATGAATCAGCAAAATTAGCTTCAAAAGAGAAGTTCAGGGCAGTTCTTTTAAGTAGCTTTACAGCATCCTTAGGACTGCTCCCGACAGCATTATCTCAAGGTGTAGGTAGTCAAATTCAAAAACCATTAGCTATTGTTGTAGTAGGTGGTATGCTAATATCTGGCTTGTTAATAATTTTAATCATTCCGCCACTTTTAAAATATAGTGAAGTTAAAGAAGTTTAA
- a CDS encoding universal stress protein, translating to MVEIKKIFINFQFNNISLKALEIAKDLANKYNSQLIIFHEIEDVYMMKKFAVSFGLPVSPDLEEKNKASAKSRIEDLLTDFSKDVKIIVDISESVKNSLPKVVKEESPDLVIITEDYEYLAKKIESNVFIVKK from the coding sequence ATGGTTGAAATAAAAAAGATTTTTATAAACTTCCAGTTTAATAATATCTCTTTAAAAGCTTTAGAAATTGCAAAAGACTTAGCTAATAAATATAATAGTCAGCTTATCATTTTCCATGAAATAGAAGATGTGTATATGATGAAAAAATTTGCAGTAAGCTTTGGATTACCTGTTTCACCGGATCTTGAAGAAAAAAATAAAGCCTCTGCTAAAAGTAGGATAGAAGACTTATTAACTGATTTTTCTAAGGATGTTAAAATAATAGTTGACATATCAGAAAGTGTAAAAAATTCACTTCCAAAAGTTGTTAAAGAGGAAAGCCCAGATTTGGTTATAATAACGGAAGATTATGAATACTTAGCTAAAAAAATAGAATCAAATGTCTTTATTGTAAAAAAATAA
- a CDS encoding efflux RND transporter periplasmic adaptor subunit, with protein sequence MISRVFLYMVVLASFVLFSCNEESKSSDNEKNTKKQIQTVEVVYQEVPDYIDATGLVQPDKDGTVKITSKLPGIVQSINVQVGDYVKKGQALASVKAPDTTDLYSQKVALSVQLSQAERIYKLKKELYEVGAIPKAEFMDAETNYNVLKAQLKGIEEKMKLLGGTLGSSVITSPIDGIVYQINSHVGDSVDQTTEILSLVNPNKIMVVALVQDKDVFKLKEGDDVDFSIDLFQDKKFQGVVKYISDVVDPDTKKIKVFIEPKEKEALKINMFFNIRIYTGKQTHAVIPQKALIYKDGKFYVYVEENGKLIKKEVKFIKELENNKVSVDGLNQGEKVVVDPMLEEHT encoded by the coding sequence ATGATAAGCAGAGTTTTCCTTTATATGGTTGTTTTAGCTTCTTTTGTTTTATTCTCTTGTAATGAAGAAAGTAAAAGCTCTGATAATGAAAAAAATACAAAAAAGCAAATTCAAACAGTGGAAGTGGTTTATCAAGAAGTGCCAGATTACATTGATGCAACAGGGTTGGTACAGCCGGATAAAGATGGTACTGTAAAAATAACCTCCAAATTACCAGGAATAGTTCAATCGATCAATGTCCAAGTTGGAGATTATGTTAAAAAAGGTCAAGCCCTGGCATCTGTAAAAGCACCGGACACAACAGATTTATACTCACAAAAAGTAGCCTTGTCTGTTCAATTGTCCCAAGCAGAGAGAATTTATAAACTAAAAAAAGAGCTGTACGAAGTTGGAGCAATTCCAAAAGCAGAGTTTATGGATGCTGAAACAAACTACAATGTGCTAAAAGCCCAATTAAAAGGCATTGAAGAAAAGATGAAACTTTTAGGTGGAACCCTTGGTTCAAGTGTTATCACTTCCCCAATTGATGGAATTGTGTATCAGATAAACAGTCATGTTGGAGATTCTGTTGACCAAACAACTGAAATATTAAGCTTGGTTAATCCAAACAAAATAATGGTAGTTGCGTTAGTTCAGGATAAAGATGTATTTAAACTTAAAGAAGGTGACGATGTAGATTTTTCCATTGATTTATTCCAAGATAAAAAATTTCAAGGAGTTGTTAAATACATAAGCGACGTTGTAGACCCGGACACTAAAAAAATTAAAGTATTTATAGAACCAAAAGAAAAAGAAGCACTAAAAATAAACATGTTTTTCAATATAAGAATATACACAGGCAAACAGACCCATGCAGTTATCCCGCAAAAAGCATTAATATACAAAGATGGTAAATTTTACGTCTATGTAGAAGAAAATGGAAAGCTAATCAAAAAAGAGGTCAAATTTATCAAAGAGCTTGAAAATAACAAAGTATCCGTTGACGGTTTAAATCAAGGTGAAAAGGTTGTTGTTGACCCTATGTTGGAGGAGCATACTTGA
- the atpB gene encoding F0F1 ATP synthase subunit A has product MEQHVIMALIVLIVVPIIFTIFAKKPSLIPTPIQNVFEIYIEFIDNLIKENMGEKGRKYFPLIASIGLFVFFGNLLGIIPGLESPTANLNTTMALALLVFFIYNFEGIRENGIGYFKHFLGPVPAMAPVFVIIELLSHLSRPVTLALRLFANMTGGELISVVLIMLVPFLIPMPVMLIHLIAVFLQTYVFVVLTTVYIAGAITHAEH; this is encoded by the coding sequence ATGGAACAACATGTCATAATGGCTCTTATAGTGTTAATAGTGGTTCCGATTATATTTACCATTTTTGCAAAAAAACCATCATTAATACCGACACCTATTCAAAACGTATTTGAGATATACATAGAGTTTATAGATAATCTTATAAAGGAAAATATGGGTGAAAAAGGTAGAAAGTACTTTCCATTGATAGCATCAATTGGATTGTTTGTATTCTTTGGAAACTTGCTTGGAATTATACCGGGTTTAGAATCTCCAACAGCCAACTTAAATACAACAATGGCTCTTGCTCTTTTGGTGTTCTTCATATACAACTTTGAAGGCATTAGAGAAAATGGTATTGGCTACTTTAAGCACTTTTTAGGTCCTGTTCCTGCAATGGCTCCGGTTTTTGTTATCATAGAACTTCTTAGCCATCTTAGCAGACCAGTAACATTGGCTCTTCGTCTTTTTGCAAACATGACAGGTGGTGAGCTTATAAGCGTAGTTTTAATCATGCTTGTCCCATTCTTAATTCCAATGCCAGTTATGCTAATTCACTTAATAGCTGTATTCTTACAAACATACGTTTTTGTAGTCTTGACAACTGTTTACATCGCCGGTGCTATTACTCATGCTGAACACTAA